The sequence below is a genomic window from Streptosporangium lutulentum.
GCTCCTGCCTGAGCCGTTCGACAGCCGCTTCGGCTGTCGTGGCGACCAGGTGATGGGGGTGTCTCCTGTCGCCTCCGCGTTCATTACTCCTCACGGAAAGTGAAGCTAGGACCACGAAGAGGCAGTGACATCAGTGCCGTTGATACTTTGGCGCAGGTAGGGGCCAAGCGCGTTATGGCGGGTTACTTTGAGTTCATGGCCTACTCAGACCCGGCGGCGGAGAGTGTGGGAACACGCGTACGGCGTGCTCGTAAGCGTGTGGGCATCACCCAAAGCGAGCTGGCCCGGCGCGTCAGCCGCGCGCAGTCCTGGGTGTCCGGGATCGAGAACGACAGCATCCCCCTGGACTCCATCGCGCTGATCAACACCCTTGCCCGTGTTTTGCGCGTGCACCCCAACGAGCTCACCGCTCGCCCTTACCGGGGTGACACCCCTGCCGGGGACCGCGGGCATTCGGCGATCCCCGAGATCCGCCGACACTTGGAGCGCTACGACCTCGACCCCGAATGGGTCGGCGAGGTACGGCCGTTGCCCGAACTCCGCGCCGCAACCGAGCACTCGAGCTGGCTACGGAGAGAGGCCCGCTACGCGGAGCTGGCCGACGGCCTTCCGGCTCTGCTCTCCGAGCTTCAGGCGGCCACCCATCTCTATCCCGAACCTGACCGGAGTACGGCGTTCGGACTGCTCTCGGTCATCTACCAGACAGCGGACTCGGTGGCCTACAACCTGGGCTACGCCGACCTCTCCTTGATCGCCACCAGCCGGATCCGCTGGGCCGCGGAGCGATCGGGAGACCCCTATCACGGAGCTCTGTCTGCTTATCTGCGGATACGGAACCTGTGGTCCAGCACCTCATGGAACGACGCGCTGGCTGTGCTCGACTCGGCGTGCGCGAGCATCGATGACGAATACATCGCTGGCCAACCGGAGGCACTGGCTGTCTGGGGCGGGCTCCAGTTGCGAGCCGCGATCACTGCAGCTCGCAAGAACGACGCCGATGAAGCGTGGTCACGCCACCGTCTCGCGAGCGAAGCGGTCACCCGGCTCGGCTCTCGCCAGCGCACCAACTACTACGAGCTGTGCACCAACCAGACCAACATCGACATTCATGGCGTCGCCATCGCCGTCGAACTCGGTGACGGACCGCAGGCTGTACACCGAGGACAGGCGGTCCGGCTCCCGAAAGGTCTGCAGGCCAACCGCGTCGGATATCACCATCTCGACCAAGCTCGGGGGCTGCTGTGGTGCGGCAAGCGCGAGGCCGCTCTGGCCGAGCTGGAGCACGCGGAGAAAGCT
It includes:
- a CDS encoding helix-turn-helix domain-containing protein, translated to MAYSDPAAESVGTRVRRARKRVGITQSELARRVSRAQSWVSGIENDSIPLDSIALINTLARVLRVHPNELTARPYRGDTPAGDRGHSAIPEIRRHLERYDLDPEWVGEVRPLPELRAATEHSSWLRREARYAELADGLPALLSELQAATHLYPEPDRSTAFGLLSVIYQTADSVAYNLGYADLSLIATSRIRWAAERSGDPYHGALSAYLRIRNLWSSTSWNDALAVLDSACASIDDEYIAGQPEALAVWGGLQLRAAITAARKNDADEAWSRHRLASEAVTRLGSRQRTNYYELCTNQTNIDIHGVAIAVELGDGPQAVHRGQAVRLPKGLQANRVGYHHLDQARGLLWCGKREAALAELEHAEKAAPLLIRNHPVAQQAVRTLLDLERYSYRERIRRLGVRMHIL